GGGGGTCATCACGGGGGATTGCCCGAGCTCTCATCAGCCGCGGCCGAAGACTGTCGGCAGAGCTCCGCTGTCACCACCTCGCGAGCGCTTCCACGGGACGACGGGAATCGAGTGCGTCTTCGTCGGGTGGACTCGCCGAGACGCAGACGGACGTCGGGCAGCCCGTCGAAGGTAGGGAATCCGCTCCCCAGCCCTCGGCTGTCCGGGTGAACCCGCCCCAGGCGCCTCGGAACCTGGAGGAGGTCGAGCATGCTGCTGTGAGCCGTTCCAGGCCACAACAACTCGCGATAGGAATTTCCATGATCACACGAAGCCGGGTCACCACGAGTATCATCGGGGCGGCGGTCCTCTCCGCCTCCGTCATCGTGGGGGCAGGTACGGCGCAGGCCGCATCTCCTGCCGCTACCGCCTTCCGCACCTGCTTGAACTCCTACGGCACTGCGTACAACTACGCGCTGAAGGCGGGCAAGGACGATGTCGCCCGGGCCATCGACCTGACCGGGCTCGCGAACTGCAACTACGAACTGTCGCAGCGCTCCGACATCACGGACACCCAGGAGATCAACGCGATCAACAACTACAACCGCTACGCCGCGGCGGCCAAGCAGGCCATCACCAAGGCGGGGTTGAAGGAGACGCAGAAGATCCTCACCAAGTACGCTCTCAAGGGCCTGCGTCTGTGAGGTCGCGGCCGGGTTGGCCTGCTGCCTCTCGTGGTCGGTGGCGTCGACGCGCGGTAGGAGGGAGAGGTCACACCGGGCCCGCGCCCCACCCGGGGTGCGGGCCTTCGTCGTCCCCGCCCCTAGGATCGGACGGCCCGCCGCACCCGTCCCCCAGGAGCTCGTCCGTGATTGTCATCGTCGGCTTCATGGGCGCGGGCAAGACGACCGTGGGCCGCCTCCTCGCCGGTCGACTCGGCCTGCCGTTCGTCGACACCGACCACGTGATCGAGGACCGCGAGCGCCGGTCCATCCCGCGGATCTTCAAGACCGAGGGCGAGAGCGCGTTCCGCGACGTCGAGCAGGCCGTCGTCGCCGACGTCCTGTCCGGCCCCGAGGCCGTGGTGTCCCTGGGCGGTGGCGCGTGCGGCCGGGAGGCCACGCGGGCGGTGCTGCGGGACCACACCGTCGTCCACCTCGACGTCTCCCTCGAGCAGGCCCGGTGCCGGACCGCCGGTGACGGCAACCGGCCCGTGCTGCAGCGCCCGGACCTGGCCGAGCTGCACGCGGCGCGCCGGGCGGTCTTCTACGCCCTGGCGGACGTCGAGGTCGACACCGACGGCCGCGCGGCCCGGCCCGTCGCGGACGAGGTGCTGGCCGCGCTACCCCACATCCACGACGCACCGGCCGGTGCGCCCGACGACCTCGCGGAGGACCGATGACCACGACCGACACCGCACGCATCACCGTCGAGGGCGAGGCGCCCTACGACGTCCTCATCGGCCGCGGCCTGCTGGGGGAGCTGCGCGGCCTGCTCGGCTCGAAGGTCGCCAAGGTGCTCGTCGTGCACCCGCGGGCGCTGCGCTCGACGGGCGAGGCCGTGCGCGACGACCTCGTCGCCCAGGGGCTGGAGGCCGTGCTGGCCGAGGTGCCCGACGGGGAGGAGGCCAAGTCAGCGGAGGTCGCCGCGTTCTGTTGGACCGTCCTGGGGCAGTCGGACTTCACCCGCAGCGACGCCGTCGTCGGCGTCGGTGGGGGAGCGGTGACCGACCTCGCGGGGTTCGTCGCGGCGACGTGGTTGCGCGGCGTCCGGGTCGTTCAGGTCCCCACGACGTTGCTGGCGATGGTCGACGCCGCGGTGGGGGGCAAGACGGGCATCAACACCGCCGAGGGCAAGAACCTCGTCGGCTCCTTCCACCCGCCGGCCGGTGTCCTGTGCGACCTCGACGCCCTCGACACCCTGCCGCCGCACGACCTGCGC
This genomic window from Kineococcus mangrovi contains:
- a CDS encoding shikimate kinase, with the protein product MIVIVGFMGAGKTTVGRLLAGRLGLPFVDTDHVIEDRERRSIPRIFKTEGESAFRDVEQAVVADVLSGPEAVVSLGGGACGREATRAVLRDHTVVHLDVSLEQARCRTAGDGNRPVLQRPDLAELHAARRAVFYALADVEVDTDGRAARPVADEVLAALPHIHDAPAGAPDDLAEDR
- the aroB gene encoding 3-dehydroquinate synthase, producing MTTTDTARITVEGEAPYDVLIGRGLLGELRGLLGSKVAKVLVVHPRALRSTGEAVRDDLVAQGLEAVLAEVPDGEEAKSAEVAAFCWTVLGQSDFTRSDAVVGVGGGAVTDLAGFVAATWLRGVRVVQVPTTLLAMVDAAVGGKTGINTAEGKNLVGSFHPPAGVLCDLDALDTLPPHDLRAGLAEVVKCGFIADPRILELVEADVAAATDPRSPVLAELVERAVRVKARVVAEDLKESDLREILNYGHTFAHAVELVERYQWRHGAAVSVGLCYVAELARMAGRLSDADADRHRDVLRSLGLPTTYRGDRWPQLLDAMKRDKKTRGSLLRFVVLDGIGRPSRLEGPDPAMLQAAYAEISAE